Within the Candidatus Zixiibacteriota bacterium genome, the region CAACGATGCCTCCATATCATGCTGCAGCTCACGGACAAGGTCGCCATCGAGAGAATGAATTCGTATCGTGCACTTGGGCGGTAGATTGGTGAAGTGTATGGCGCGCACTCGATAGTCCGGACGGTCGATTTCATTTCGTCCCTCGAAGCCGCGAGCACGGTAGTCACCATCGATTCGGTAAGGGTTCGGGTATATGTAAATCTGGTCATTTGTCCCTGCTGCCTCGGCCTCAGTGTTGAACGGATAAGCCTCTTGCACACCCACAGTTTTGGATGTCTCCAGCGCATCCAGGTTACTCTTGGGTGAACCGAAGTCAAAGGCTGTCACGTTGACCCAATACGAGACAGTGGGCAAGAGATTGTCGATAGTGAACTCATACTCGAAGAACTTGAGGTATCCATCTTCGGTGTAATCCTCGTCAGTCAGTTCTTCGGACGATAACGATCTCGGATCGCGCTGATTGGGGAAACGTTTGCGAATAGAATGTTCGTCCTCCGGGCGGTACTGATTATAATCATGCTCGACAAAGTAGAAAAGCGAGTCGGTGTGGTCGGGATGCACGTATGGATCACCCGGCGAGTAGAGAAGCGGGAGGAATGCAGAGTCGTTGCATGGTTCCACGCCGCGTCCGTACAAACAGCGAAGGCTGTCAAGCGTGTATGGTATGTCGTAGAGTTCCCATGTGCGGATGGGTCTGCCGTCCTCGTCACGGCGGCTGTCGTCAAATACAAACTTGTCGTAGTTTTCGTTGTCGTACGAAGCGATCAGGGCGAGACTCGTCGCCCGGCTGTCGCGACCGAAGTAGACGCGGTATCCTTCGAAGTCGGGAATGTGCAGAAAGATATCCTTCTCGACTTCGGATCGTTCTCCGTTGAAACGAACATGCACGCCGCCAACCAACGACGTTAGCCAGACATACGGCGCCGGTGGTGGCGCTGCTCCACGCCAGTCGGCTACGCCATCGCCACGATACCACTCCGTGTCGGCAGCGGTGATCAACCAGCCGGAGTCGGTGAGCATGGAGTCATAGACGCAAATACGAGACTCGCCGTAGTAGCCATCGCCGTCGGTGTCGATGCCCGGGTTGTCATAGATCCATTGTGCCCACATTGTGTTTTTGGCCAGATCGGAGAAGTCGAGGTTGGCATAGTATGCGACCGGATCATAGGACGTCGAGCGGAGATTGTTCAGATTGTTGACATCATTGTGAAAGTTCTCCCCGGCCACATAGGCAAAGACAAGCGAAAGTGACTGTCCGGGGTAAAGCGTGTAAGCGCCTTGAGAGAGCAGATACTGGATAAATGCTCCGTCGGAGATGTCGGGAGCCAGTTCCTGATCGGGGTAGAGCCAGGTGGAGTCGAGATCCGAAATGTTGGCTGTGAAGGCCTGGTCATAGTCGAGTTCGTAATTGCTGAGCACGTGATATTTGTTCACGTCACCCTTGGGTTCACCTAACCCGCCTGTGCGGAAGTCACGAAAATTGGCCCGCCGTCTCGGACCAAAATCACGGTTCGGATAGAATCCATTGGGTGCCCACCAGTTGAAGGTAGGTCTGTCGGCATCGCCCGGCGTGTGGAGAAGCGTAGCTCCGGTTACATGGCGGCACGAAGCCTCCAGACTCCCAATACTCCAACGCGGCGGATCGATCCATTCCCCCCGACTGGGGTCACCGTCATTGTCGGCGCACCAGGCAATGTTGACCGTGTCGACAAAGCCGCATCCGAATGGAGAGGAGACGTGGGTCAGGAATCCACAAAGATCATAATATCCGCTATTCTCGGTACCTACGTTTACGATGAAACGCAGCCCAAGGTAGACATCGTTCAAAACATTATCGCTTATGTTGCGAATGTCGAGATCGAACAAGACAAAATCTTCAGCGTATTCGTACGACCATGCATACGAGTTTTGGGTAATCTCAAGACCGAGCGGAATGTGAGGCCCGTGTCGGAAATAGTCTGCAGGTCCCTCTCCCGCGTCCACGTACGTACAGATGCGATCCTGTTCGGAGACAGCATCCGGGTCCCCCCCGTCAGGTCCGTTGATAGAACGCGCCCGGATTTCCCCAAACGGGGGAATTTCCGGAAGCATTTCACGACCAATAGAGACCAGCGTGTCCCGGCCGACGACACTACCGACCCACAGCCAACAGTTATCGAGATACAAGACAGGATAACCCTGGGGGTAGTGACAACCCCTGACCAGACCTTTGCCGGTGATAAAGTCAAGGAGAGGTGCTTCCGCCGAAGTAATCGGGGCACCGCTTCCGATCTGCAGTTGGATCTTGCCGATATCGTGCATCGAGAAATGCGAACTGATATGATGGTCCAGGCTGTGATTAGGACTGCCCTTGTCAGCACGGCTGACTTCCCGCGCCTGCAAAAGACTGGCACCGGATAAGAGCCAGACAACAGCAAAGATGCTAACGAAACGTTCCACCATCTAACCTCCCACTGCCCGTCTTCGAACCACAGAGATCCATCGCGACATACCTGTAGCGCCACGCTGCAAATCCTGCGGCTGTAACTTGTCTCCCTACTATAATTAAGCGAAAGTGCAAAGATAGGTCAAGGCAAAAAACGCGAGAATCGCTTGACAAGGTCTTTCATGTATAGTATGGTGCCATCGGAAGCGTATTTAATCATCAGTGAATTCGACAACATGCAGGGATAGGCGCCACCCACCTGTGTCCAGTAGAGTGCTTAGGTGCAAGCGGTGACTTATGGCTTCCAAGTAACACCATGAACGTCGGATGTTGTCTTCCGACCAACTTGATAATTGGAGGAGAGCCATGGCAAGCTTAGACTTTAAGAAGATCGGTGTAGCTGTACTTATCTTTGCGGCGGTGATTACAGTTGCCGTGATTGTCGGCGTCGAAGCCGGCAACTTTTATAACGAGCGGGCTGCCAAACAGAGCCGAAGTGATTTTACGGAGTATAAGCTGGCCCAAATGCAGACCCTTGGGGTCGGCGGTAAGCTCCAGGACCACACTTTCGAGAACCTTGAAGGTGCGGACGTACGATTGTCAGACCTGGTAACTGACCGCGCTATCGTCCTTTTTTTCGATGTCGCTTGTGGTAGTTGTCTTGTGGAATTGGAACAGATGCAGACGGCCCTGGCGGATTCTCTTCGACGCCGCATTATCCTGATCTCACATGATGATCGGGTCGATTTGCAAGAGGCGCGCACCGCCTACAACATTGATGCGCATATCTTGTGGGATCAGGACAACTTCTACGCACATAACCTGGAAATAAACAACAGACCGTTCAATGTCATGATTGATTCGACCCTTACGATCAAGAAGATTGTAGTCGGTGTGATGGAGGGCTCTGAGTTCAGCGACTTTATGAGTGATTAACACGCAAATACATAGGGTGACTCTCTAACGGGGTTGTTGTTCTGGAGAACGTCTTAATTCACGGAGGTGATGTTATGATCAAGAGAATTGGTGAGGTGGCCGTACTGCTCTTCGTAGGTGTGTTTGTCCTCAGTGTGGCCTTCACAATCACGGCAAGTACTACTCACGCCCACATTTGTGGCTGGTTGACTTGTTGCGAGTGGACGACTCCCTGCAGCGCGGGAAAGGGTATCGAGTTCCATAAGGATTTTCCCGGTTATCCAGATAAGTGTGGTTGCTCATGCGCCCCCGAACCCCCGCAGAACCCCAATAATTGCCCGTTAATCTGTCCCGATATATGTTGATACCAGTCTGATTTAACACATATCCCTGTTTAGGAGTCTCCCCCAAGGCCCCCACCCCGGGGGCCATTTTGTTGTCGCTCCTGATCATCCGCTTGTTAGCTTATCCTTCGACTCCGCTCTGGGTGACATGGCAGAAAGGGTGCTGCATATCGCGCCCAACCTCTTATTCAACAAGACCTTAACCTGTAAGCCGCACCAAAAAGGCCTTGACTTGCATTGATCAATTCTGGTAATTGGTAAATTGAAGTGGTACATCGTGCGATGACGCCGGTGTCGTTACAATCGATGTGATCGAACGAAAGCGATCACGCGCCGGGAAACTCGGCGGTAAACGAAAACGTAGAAAGAAACGTAAGCTTTATAAAGCGGAGGCCCGACTACGATGAAACTATCCGATCGTGAGCAGGACGGAGTGATGATTTTAGAACCCAGAGGCAAGATCATGGGTGGACCGGATGCAACACTGCTTCACGACAAGTTGTACGAGTTCATCCAGCAAGGCAAGACTCGCGTGGTTATCGATCTCTCGCGTATCGAGTGGATGAATTCGACCGGTCTGGGAATCCTTATTCAAGGCTTCACAACACTGCGCAACAGTGACGGCCAGTTGAAACTTGCCCAAGTGACCGAAAAGATCCAGTCACTGTTGACAATAACAAAATTGGGCGCGGTGTTTGATGCTTATGACTCGGTCGAGGATGCCATTGCATCGTTCAACTAACGACCAACACGTCAACTGAGAGAGTTGTTCATGGTAATGGGTAGGTGCAAAGGCAGCCTGCCTGTTTTTTTGGGAGACCGTCGTATATGATAAAACCCGTTATTAAAGGCAACAGCATTGCCATCCCCTCCGACCAGGAATTTCTGCCGGACGTTGATATCTTCATCGAAGGTATCCTGCGCGGGTTCGGCGCCGACGAATCAATCGTAGCCGATATTGCTATCTCCGTTTCTGAGTTGGTAAACAACGCCATTCTTCACGGCAATAAATCGATTTCGGATAAAGCGGTGACCGTTACGATTTCGAAAGGGAACGGTGAAGTCGCCATCTCGGTGGCCGATCAGGGAGGCGGATTCGATCCGTCGGGTGTAGAAAACCCGATAGATGACGCCAATCTGTTGAAGGAAGTCGGGCGCGGCATATTCATTGTGAAGTCCCTGATGGACAAAGTAGATATCGATGCCTCCGATATAGGCACGACCATTCGGATCACCAAGGAAATATAGTGAGGTCTTGACCATCACGACTGAGGCAGGACAATGAGTGCAGAGTTACTGAGAACACTGTGCTACTTTCTTACCGGTGGCTTTCTGATATTTCTGGCTATCACGATAACTCGTGACAACTTCAGGAGTCGACTGAACCGGATAAGCGGAGCCATGCTGTTTTTTGCAGGCTTGGGACCGTTGTTCATGGCTATGGGCTCCATCCTCGCTTCCTCGGCCCCCGATCCGGCGGTCTTTGAAAACTCGCTCGTGTTCAAGCTGCGCCACCTGTGGGAGTTCTTCTTTCCGCTCCTGCTGGTATTCTCGTGGCAGTTTCCTTTTGATCGTATGGAACGTCTTGGTCACCGCTATCTCAGGCTGGCGATTTTCCTGCCGCCGCTTGCGCATCTTGTGATCGTACTGGGTTTCGATCAACTCTCCTCTGCTCTTAATCTGTTCGATGTAGCATCCACCGACGAGGGATTGTCCAGTCTCATCGTGAAACCACTCTCGATACTGTTCTCGTGGCTGAAACTGATATTGAATGTGCTGCGCGGCTACGAACAATCGATTTTCAGCGCCGTAAATCTCATCTTTGTCGGTGCGGCCGGCTACTTTCTGGAAACCGGCAAGCGGCATGTCACCAATCCCAGGATTTTCACTCAGACCAAATGGGTCATGGCCGGCATGCGTGTCGGCCTGGGTCTTTTTGCGGCGGTCAAACTGGGCGAACTGTTGGCACCCCGGTTGTTCACCGAACCGGTGACCTCCACCCTGTTGGTGTTGGCCCTTCTCTCAGCCTCCGCACTGTTGATTTTCGCCACTATACGGCACCAGTTCCTGGACGTCCAGATGGTGTTTCGGCAGTCGTTCGTCAATACCATCACTTCGGCTTTGCTGGTCGGCGTCTACATTGTGGTGGTGGTACAGAGTCGCAGTATCCTGGCGGCCATGTTCGGTGTGGAGGCGGAAGTGATCAGCTATGGTTTGATAATTCTGCTTCTGTTGTTCTTTCAACCGATCAATAACTGGATCGACGATTTGATTCGTTCGATGTTCATGCGCACACGCACCGATCATCGCAACGTGATTGAACGTTTTTCACGTCAGGTTATCTCGATGTTCGACCCCAGAAAACTGCGACAGATTATTGAGGAGACATTCAAGACAACGCTTCTGGTTAACCGTGTATACTTCGTTCTCTACGACGATAACATCACCGAGTATGCGGTGCTTCCCAGCGATGACTATGACCAGCGCATTGTTGTCAGCCGACAGGACCTGATGTTAAGAGGCATCAACCTACTGGACGCACCTACATACTATCACAGTCTGTCCGATTACGCCGTCAATTCCGAACTGGCGACGCTCCTGGAAGAACGCGGTGTGCGGATGATCCTGCCGATGAAAGACGCCGATCATCTACTGGGATTCGTGGCCCTCACAGACAAGGCGGCCGGTTACCGGTATTCTTCGGAGGATCTCAATCTGTTGGGCGTACTTTCCAACCAGATGGTTTCGGCATTGACCAACGCCCGTCTCTATGTCGAGTCGCTTGAGCGCACGCGACTGCAGGAAGAGATCAACATGGCTCGTCAGATTCAGCTTGATCTATTGCCTTCGGAACCGCCCGCTTTGGGTTGCTCCACGATCTGCGCGCACTCGACGCCCTCACGCACGGTCGGAGGGGATTTCTACGACTTCATCAGAGTAGACTCGGACCGAATCGGCATGGTCATTGCCGACGCCTCCGGCAAGGGGATGCCGGCTGCCTTGATGATTGCGCAGACTCAGGCGATAATTCGCAGTGAGGTCAACAACGGTACGCCCATTCATACCATGCTGAAAAACGTCAACCAACAAATGGCCGATTCTACGTCGTCGGAAAAGTACGTGACTCTGTTTTATGGTGAGCTAAACACCAACACCGGTCATTTCCTGTACGCCAATGCCGGGCATAACTATCCCATCCTGGCTCGGTCCGACGGTTCGGTCGAATTGTTGAACTCCGGCGGCACGGTTATCGGCGCCCTGCCTGACATGGAATATGAATCGGCCACGGTGAAACTCGAAGCAGACGATATGCTGGTCCTGTTCACCGACGGTCTCTCCGAAGCCATGGATGAAAGCGAAGTTGAATATGGTGAGCCCCGTCTCAGACAACTGGTCTCGAATCATCGCAGCAAAGACGCCGACAGCCTTATGGACATGGTGCTCGACGATGTACGCTCTCACGACCCCACCTATCCCCCGCGTGATGACACTACTATGGTAGCTCTCAAAATGAACGGTGGAATCTCAAGCCATGAGCAATAAGCACGACCAATTTGACGAAACCGCCCTGACCGCTTTGAAGAATCACCATTGTGGCTACCACTTTTGCCCCAAGTGCAGCCGCCCCCTGGTCGAGCAGGATGTCGAACATCGCCTGCGCATGATCTGTTCGGATGCCCAATGTGGCTTCATCTTCTACCAGAACCCTATCCCCGCCGCCGGGGTGGTGGTCGTGCAGGATAATCAGGTCCTGCTGGTCAAGCGGGCGCATCCGCCGCGCATAGGCTGGTGGTGCATCCCGGCCGGGTTCATGGAGTGGGACGAGCACCCCAGAGAAACAGCAGTGCGTGAGTTGGCCGAGGAAACAGGACTCGACATCCGGCTGACCTCTATCTTTGACGTTTACCACGGCAATGACGATCCACGAACCAACGCCGTGCTTGTACTTTATCTCGGTGAAGTTGTTGGCGGCGAGTTACGGGCGGCCGATGATGCCCTGGACGTTCGTTGGTTTCCACTTGACGACCTGCCTGAGAAACTCGCTTTTGTGGCTCACCACCAGGCTCTGCGAGACTACATCGATCGCTTCAGCAATGTAAAATGATGGATACCGGCTTCGGCAAGAAACTGTTCAGGTTATTTCTGATGTTCTCCCTGCTGCCGTCGGCCGTGTTGGCCCTGTTCGGATACTACCTGACAACCGAGACAGCCAACATGCAAACAGCTGAAAAGAGTGTTGAGTCTATCGGCGTCGCCGACTATTACAAAATGTTCCTGTACGCCAGGATTGATTCCGCCTTGATCAACTACTCTGCCGACCTGTCGCCCAACCTGGTCGGACTGGATTTTCTTGTTTTTCGGTCCGCGAGTGCCGACACGGTGCTGTGGGGTGATTCGCTGGTCCAAGCGGTCACCGATGACCTGTGGACGCACGCCGGCAAAAAGGGATACGGCATGTTCGAATCGGAACACGGGCTGCTACAATACAAGTGCAGACTGCTCGGTGAGTCCACGCAAGTATGCGGTGGGTTCTTTCACCTGCCCGACTTTGCTCGGGTAATGGGCACCATGCAGAGGGAACAAGCAGGACGCTCGGCCGGTAAAGACCTTCGCCCGCGCTACCTGCTCTTTTTGGCCAGCCTGTTTCTGCTGGTGGGCGCCGTCACATTGGTCGTGGCTTACATCTTTTCGGCCAGACTGGCCCGCTCTCTGTCGCGCCCGTTGACCCAGCTCAGCGTCGCATCGAAAGAGATTGCCCAGGGTAGATTCGGCCAAACCGTTCCGCCGGCCGGGGTCGGAGAAATACGTTCGTTGATCGACAACTTTAATCGGATGTCCCGT harbors:
- a CDS encoding ATP-binding protein, giving the protein MIKPVIKGNSIAIPSDQEFLPDVDIFIEGILRGFGADESIVADIAISVSELVNNAILHGNKSISDKAVTVTISKGNGEVAISVADQGGGFDPSGVENPIDDANLLKEVGRGIFIVKSLMDKVDIDASDIGTTIRITKEI
- a CDS encoding NUDIX hydrolase, which produces MSNKHDQFDETALTALKNHHCGYHFCPKCSRPLVEQDVEHRLRMICSDAQCGFIFYQNPIPAAGVVVVQDNQVLLVKRAHPPRIGWWCIPAGFMEWDEHPRETAVRELAEETGLDIRLTSIFDVYHGNDDPRTNAVLVLYLGEVVGGELRAADDALDVRWFPLDDLPEKLAFVAHHQALRDYIDRFSNVK
- a CDS encoding STAS domain-containing protein — translated: MKLSDREQDGVMILEPRGKIMGGPDATLLHDKLYEFIQQGKTRVVIDLSRIEWMNSTGLGILIQGFTTLRNSDGQLKLAQVTEKIQSLLTITKLGAVFDAYDSVEDAIASFN
- a CDS encoding peroxiredoxin family protein — encoded protein: MASLDFKKIGVAVLIFAAVITVAVIVGVEAGNFYNERAAKQSRSDFTEYKLAQMQTLGVGGKLQDHTFENLEGADVRLSDLVTDRAIVLFFDVACGSCLVELEQMQTALADSLRRRIILISHDDRVDLQEARTAYNIDAHILWDQDNFYAHNLEINNRPFNVMIDSTLTIKKIVVGVMEGSEFSDFMSD
- a CDS encoding SpoIIE family protein phosphatase, which translates into the protein MSAELLRTLCYFLTGGFLIFLAITITRDNFRSRLNRISGAMLFFAGLGPLFMAMGSILASSAPDPAVFENSLVFKLRHLWEFFFPLLLVFSWQFPFDRMERLGHRYLRLAIFLPPLAHLVIVLGFDQLSSALNLFDVASTDEGLSSLIVKPLSILFSWLKLILNVLRGYEQSIFSAVNLIFVGAAGYFLETGKRHVTNPRIFTQTKWVMAGMRVGLGLFAAVKLGELLAPRLFTEPVTSTLLVLALLSASALLIFATIRHQFLDVQMVFRQSFVNTITSALLVGVYIVVVVQSRSILAAMFGVEAEVISYGLIILLLLFFQPINNWIDDLIRSMFMRTRTDHRNVIERFSRQVISMFDPRKLRQIIEETFKTTLLVNRVYFVLYDDNITEYAVLPSDDYDQRIVVSRQDLMLRGINLLDAPTYYHSLSDYAVNSELATLLEERGVRMILPMKDADHLLGFVALTDKAAGYRYSSEDLNLLGVLSNQMVSALTNARLYVESLERTRLQEEINMARQIQLDLLPSEPPALGCSTICAHSTPSRTVGGDFYDFIRVDSDRIGMVIADASGKGMPAALMIAQTQAIIRSEVNNGTPIHTMLKNVNQQMADSTSSEKYVTLFYGELNTNTGHFLYANAGHNYPILARSDGSVELLNSGGTVIGALPDMEYESATVKLEADDMLVLFTDGLSEAMDESEVEYGEPRLRQLVSNHRSKDADSLMDMVLDDVRSHDPTYPPRDDTTMVALKMNGGISSHEQ
- a CDS encoding ATP-binding protein → MMDTGFGKKLFRLFLMFSLLPSAVLALFGYYLTTETANMQTAEKSVESIGVADYYKMFLYARIDSALINYSADLSPNLVGLDFLVFRSASADTVLWGDSLVQAVTDDLWTHAGKKGYGMFESEHGLLQYKCRLLGESTQVCGGFFHLPDFARVMGTMQREQAGRSAGKDLRPRYLLFLASLFLLVGAVTLVVAYIFSARLARSLSRPLTQLSVASKEIAQGRFGQTVPPAGVGEIRSLIDNFNRMSRRLEFTTNRLAQSERVAAWRSVARRFAHELKNPLQPIMISLHRLHTMLADSEQHTEAAEPLRAASEELKHLVELADRFAQLAKLPEPTLEMVDLTELLESIATLYRDRMEKYQFEVDLQDRPVTARIDPTYFREALHNLLQNAADASSENGRIRLALCLRRDEIDIAVEDFGSGMSEEIVTASRLPGFTTKTKGKGLGLAVVEKVVTEIGGRLSIDSQQGRGTRITITLRQETDTDAAADSDN